The genomic window CACAGTAACCGCTCCTTCAGTGGACTGTGCCGCCGTGGCCGCATATGAGGATACGCCGCTAGCGGCGTGCAGCAGTGTAGTGCGCAATACCCATCCACGAGGCGTTATTTTCGATAAGGGAACGGCGCTTTTTCCGGAAAGAACACCATGATAGAAGCAAAAGGACTCACCAAATATTTTGGCCTTGTAGGCGCACTTCAAAATGCCTCCTTTACAGCAGGCAAAAACGAAGTGGTCGGTTTTTTAGGCCCTAACGGCGCCGGTAAGAGTACGGCAATGCGTATTTTAACAGGCTTTTTTCCTGCGGGAAAAGGAACCGCCCACATTGACGGTATTGAAGTGCATGAAAATCCCTTGGAAGTAAAACGTAAAATCGGGTATATGCCTGAACATGTGCCCCTCTACGATGATATGACTGTTCGCGGCTTTTTAAATTTTGCCGCCACCGTGAAAGGATTACGAAAAAAACAGCGTAATGAAGAAGTGGAACGGGTGATGGCCCATTGTGGCCTGGAACCTATGATCCGGCGCATGTTACGCAATTTGTCGAAGGGTTACCGGCAGCGGGTCGGTCTGGCGCAGGCCTTGTTGGGCAGTCCGCCTGTGTTGATCTTGGATGAGCCCACCGCAGGCTTGGATCCCGCACAAATCGTGGAAATCCGCAATCTAATCAAAGCCTTAGGCAAGGAGCATACCGTCCTGTTAAGCACCCATATCTTGCCTGAAGTCAATATGGTTTGCGACCGCGTCATCATTATTAATCGGGGTCATATTGTGGCGCAGGAAAGTATGGACCGCTTTACTGCCTCGGGTCAACGCAGCCTTGAAGAAGCCTTTATGACCGCAGTCAGTACCGATTCCATTGTTGGGGAGGTGCGCTCATGAATCGTATCCTCGCTGTTTTCCGCAGAGAATTTACCGGCTATTTCCTCACGCCCGTAGGCTATGTTGTGACCGGTATGTTTGCCGTTATATCCGGTATCGCTTTTACGCTTTCATTGATCAGCTACGCGAAAATGTCCATTTCGCCCACCGATTAC from Candidatus Hydrogenedentota bacterium includes these protein-coding regions:
- a CDS encoding ATP-binding cassette domain-containing protein — protein: MIEAKGLTKYFGLVGALQNASFTAGKNEVVGFLGPNGAGKSTAMRILTGFFPAGKGTAHIDGIEVHENPLEVKRKIGYMPEHVPLYDDMTVRGFLNFAATVKGLRKKQRNEEVERVMAHCGLEPMIRRMLRNLSKGYRQRVGLAQALLGSPPVLILDEPTAGLDPAQIVEIRNLIKALGKEHTVLLSTHILPEVNMVCDRVIIINRGHIVAQESMDRFTASGQRSLEEAFMTAVSTDSIVGEVRS